A genomic segment from Bradyrhizobium sp. CB1015 encodes:
- a CDS encoding ABC transporter permease produces the protein MSAFLLNRLSQSVVLLVIVSIIGFTVLNLMPGGPLAQFGLDPGMTQKDVERLAAQLGLNRPLWLQYLDWAWRLIRGDWGHSFRDGSAVLAVIGRHLSATLLLMGTSTALAIAAGTWIGIRGATHRYSLFDYCATVGAMVALSVPTFWFGLIGIYIFTLKLGLVPAGNMYTIGDGSVLDYLHHLILPSLVLSLVHVAIWSRYMRTATLDALSQDFVKTARAKGVSERRILLKHVVGNALLPMITLAGMQLPSILTGALVTETVFTWPGMGRLFLDSLGYSDYPMVMGLLIFSAILVVLGNLIADIVIATVDPRIRLG, from the coding sequence ATGTCTGCCTTTCTGCTCAATCGTCTCTCGCAGAGCGTCGTGCTGCTGGTGATCGTCTCGATCATCGGCTTCACGGTTCTCAACCTCATGCCTGGAGGTCCTCTCGCGCAGTTCGGGCTCGATCCCGGCATGACCCAGAAGGACGTCGAGCGCCTCGCTGCGCAGCTTGGGCTGAACCGGCCGCTGTGGCTTCAGTATCTCGACTGGGCCTGGCGGTTGATTCGGGGCGACTGGGGACACTCATTCCGCGATGGCTCTGCGGTGCTGGCGGTGATCGGCCGACATCTGTCGGCGACGCTGCTGCTGATGGGCACGTCCACCGCATTGGCGATCGCGGCCGGCACCTGGATTGGCATCCGCGGTGCCACTCACCGCTATTCCCTGTTCGACTATTGCGCGACGGTGGGTGCGATGGTGGCACTGTCGGTCCCGACCTTCTGGTTCGGCCTCATCGGCATCTACATCTTTACGCTGAAGCTCGGTTTGGTTCCTGCGGGCAACATGTACACGATCGGCGACGGCTCGGTGCTAGATTATCTGCACCATCTGATCCTCCCGAGCCTGGTGCTGTCGCTGGTTCATGTCGCGATCTGGAGCCGCTACATGCGCACGGCGACGCTCGATGCGCTGAGTCAGGATTTCGTCAAGACCGCCCGCGCCAAGGGCGTGAGCGAGCGACGCATCCTGCTCAAGCACGTTGTCGGCAACGCGCTGTTGCCGATGATCACCCTGGCCGGGATGCAATTGCCCAGCATCCTGACCGGCGCATTGGTGACCGAGACGGTCTTCACCTGGCCGGGAATGGGGCGGCTGTTTCTCGATAGCCTCGGCTACAGTGACTATCCGATGGTGATGGGACTGTTGATCTTCTCGGCCATCCTGGTGGTGCTGGGTAATCTGATCGCAGACATCGTCATCGCCACCGTGGATCCGCGCATTCGCCTGGGCTGA
- a CDS encoding ABC transporter permease, producing the protein MSAIVVHAAPSRWWHSRAVARFMRHHLALVGIAMITLLVLACAIGPYALPYDSLQIDLRARFAPPLSGHHYFGTDPLGRDLAARLLMAGRVSLLVGFSAMLLSTLIGTLVGVTAGYRGGWVGAALMRTVDGFLSYPSIFLVLALAAMLRPSPVMITVIIAVTSWMETARIVEAEVRSLREREFVQAARMVGLSRRHIMFGEVLPNAMGPIIVAASLAVARAILLEAYISFLGYGIQPPLPSWGNMLNGAQQYLASAPWLAIIPGAAITIAVTSFNFIGDGLRDALDVRNDHI; encoded by the coding sequence ATGAGCGCCATCGTCGTGCACGCAGCTCCTAGCCGCTGGTGGCACAGCCGTGCGGTGGCGCGCTTCATGCGCCATCATCTGGCACTTGTCGGGATAGCGATGATCACCCTGCTTGTGTTGGCGTGCGCCATCGGCCCCTATGCCTTACCCTACGACTCGCTCCAGATCGATCTGCGCGCCCGCTTTGCGCCACCTCTCAGCGGTCACCACTATTTCGGCACCGACCCTCTCGGACGTGACTTGGCCGCACGTCTATTGATGGCCGGGCGCGTGTCGCTGCTGGTGGGATTCTCGGCGATGCTGCTGTCGACACTGATCGGCACCCTGGTCGGCGTGACGGCGGGCTATCGCGGCGGCTGGGTCGGGGCGGCGTTGATGCGCACTGTCGACGGCTTCCTTTCCTACCCCTCGATCTTCCTCGTGCTGGCGCTGGCCGCAATGCTGCGGCCGAGCCCCGTGATGATCACCGTCATCATTGCCGTCACGAGCTGGATGGAGACAGCCAGAATCGTCGAGGCCGAGGTCCGCTCGCTGCGCGAGCGCGAGTTTGTCCAGGCTGCGCGCATGGTGGGACTGAGCCGCAGGCATATCATGTTCGGCGAGGTCCTGCCCAATGCCATGGGTCCAATCATCGTCGCCGCAAGCTTGGCGGTCGCCCGTGCGATTCTTCTGGAAGCGTACATCAGCTTCCTCGGCTACGGCATCCAGCCGCCGCTGCCGAGCTGGGGCAACATGCTCAACGGCGCTCAGCAATATCTGGCGAGCGCTCCATGGCTGGCCATCATTCCAGGTGCAGCGATTACGATTGCGGTGACGAGCTTCAACTTCATCGGCGATGGCTTGCGAGATGCCCTCGACGTTCGAAACGACCACATCTGA
- a CDS encoding FAD-binding oxidoreductase, with protein sequence MHAPRVDEKATPYWWEAAPLKPLPQQPLSKKLDVLIVGAGYAGLSAGLVLAREGRSVAAFDAMDPGEGASTRNGGITSGTIRPDFATLTRRFGEEKALAIEAEGKAAREFLYDFIRTEGLACDFQPVGQFKGAFGYEQYEAMARTAERLANKLKIEAYAVSYAEQRKYIGTDVYRGGTVRMDIGGLHPAKFHAELLRVALASGLAVHARTPVISIERDGAGFRVVTAAGPVQARQVLVCTNGYTDGAMPFLRRRLVPVRSRIIATEELAPDVMTRLMPKRMMITENREVGFYYRPSPDGKRILLGGRDSSRVGDPIAPKLLLRTGLVNLFPELESVRLSHSWFGNVAMNRDMIPRIFEKDGIVCATGFCGSGVVWAPWIGMHAAHKLMGHEEQARTAFDFRPPAFIPFYRGNPWFMPAFIQGYRMRDRIALWRASR encoded by the coding sequence ATGCATGCGCCCAGAGTAGATGAGAAGGCGACGCCTTACTGGTGGGAAGCCGCCCCGCTCAAGCCGCTGCCTCAGCAACCCTTATCCAAGAAGCTCGACGTGCTGATCGTGGGCGCGGGCTATGCCGGGCTTTCGGCTGGTCTGGTGCTCGCGCGCGAGGGGCGTTCGGTTGCAGCCTTTGATGCAATGGATCCCGGTGAAGGGGCCTCGACGCGCAACGGCGGAATCACCAGCGGAACGATTCGCCCGGATTTCGCGACGCTCACGCGACGGTTCGGTGAAGAGAAGGCGCTGGCGATCGAGGCCGAAGGCAAGGCCGCACGCGAGTTCCTGTACGATTTCATCAGGACGGAAGGCCTCGCCTGCGACTTCCAGCCAGTGGGGCAGTTCAAGGGCGCCTTCGGCTATGAGCAATACGAAGCCATGGCGCGTACTGCTGAGAGGCTGGCGAACAAGCTGAAGATCGAGGCTTATGCAGTTTCATATGCCGAGCAGCGCAAGTATATCGGCACGGATGTCTATCGCGGCGGCACGGTTCGGATGGATATCGGCGGGCTGCACCCGGCCAAATTCCACGCCGAGCTGCTGCGTGTCGCGCTCGCTTCGGGATTGGCAGTCCACGCGCGGACGCCGGTGATCTCAATCGAAAGAGATGGCGCCGGATTCCGCGTCGTCACCGCGGCCGGTCCGGTGCAGGCGCGTCAGGTCCTGGTTTGTACCAACGGTTACACCGATGGTGCCATGCCCTTCCTGCGTCGCAGATTGGTCCCGGTCCGCAGCCGGATCATTGCAACAGAGGAGCTCGCGCCTGACGTCATGACGCGGCTGATGCCGAAACGGATGATGATCACCGAGAATCGTGAGGTCGGCTTCTATTACCGGCCATCGCCTGACGGCAAACGCATTTTGCTCGGCGGCCGTGACAGCTCCCGCGTCGGCGATCCAATCGCCCCCAAGCTGCTTCTGCGCACGGGCCTGGTCAATCTGTTTCCGGAACTGGAGAGCGTTCGCCTCTCACACAGCTGGTTCGGCAATGTCGCCATGAACCGCGACATGATTCCGCGCATTTTCGAGAAGGACGGTATCGTCTGCGCCACCGGCTTTTGCGGGTCGGGCGTGGTCTGGGCGCCATGGATCGGTATGCATGCAGCCCATAAGCTCATGGGACATGAGGAGCAGGCACGCACCGCTTTTGACTTCCGCCCTCCGGCCTTCATCCCGTTCTATCGAGGCAATCCGTGGTTCATGCCCGCCTTCATTCAGGGCTATCGCATGCGCGACCGAATCGCGCTGTGGCGCGCCAGCCGGTGA
- a CDS encoding GNAT family N-acetyltransferase, giving the protein MMTTTAYQAGECDNETALLVPFARSHLEGALKLSQEMTWPYRLEDWNVALQLGTGFVLERAGTVIGTAAWWPYGETHASAGMIIVAKAAQGRGYGARLMDALLSSARPRTITLNSTAEGIMLYRRRGFVPIGVIHQHQGIPTQPHEPPRSGLMRSMTTSDFEAVAQLDREATGLERRRMLDRLVRSGDGYLLQRDGMARGYVISRLFGRGHVIGPVIAETPADARALIEAALANLGCRFVRIDTSATSQLGEWLEGIGLQRVSDATTMILGTQPPAVGPARTFALANQSFG; this is encoded by the coding sequence ATGATGACCACCACAGCCTACCAGGCGGGAGAATGCGACAATGAGACCGCGCTGCTGGTCCCTTTCGCTAGGTCACATCTCGAGGGGGCCCTGAAGCTCTCGCAAGAGATGACCTGGCCTTATCGCCTCGAGGATTGGAATGTCGCGCTGCAGTTGGGAACAGGCTTTGTTCTGGAGCGCGCTGGCACCGTGATCGGGACGGCAGCGTGGTGGCCGTACGGCGAGACTCATGCTTCCGCAGGCATGATCATCGTCGCAAAGGCCGCTCAGGGCCGCGGCTATGGGGCTCGACTCATGGATGCGTTGCTGAGCTCCGCGCGGCCGCGGACCATCACGCTGAATTCGACGGCCGAAGGCATCATGCTGTATCGCCGCCGCGGCTTTGTGCCGATCGGCGTCATCCACCAGCACCAGGGAATTCCAACGCAACCCCACGAGCCGCCGCGGTCTGGCCTCATGAGGTCAATGACGACATCGGATTTCGAGGCAGTCGCGCAGCTTGATCGCGAGGCTACCGGTTTGGAGAGGCGACGGATGCTGGATCGGCTCGTCCGGAGCGGCGACGGCTATCTCCTGCAGCGTGATGGCATGGCTCGCGGCTACGTCATCTCCCGGCTTTTCGGCCGTGGGCATGTCATTGGGCCTGTCATTGCCGAAACTCCGGCCGATGCACGCGCGCTGATCGAGGCCGCGCTCGCAAATCTCGGATGTCGCTTCGTCCGCATAGACACCTCCGCGACATCGCAACTTGGGGAGTGGCTCGAGGGCATCGGCCTGCAGCGGGTCAGTGATGCGACCACAATGATCCTGGGGACGCAGCCGCCGGCAGTCGGGCCGGCGCGCACCTTCGCGCTTGCCAATCAATCGTTCGGCTAG
- a CDS encoding alanine racemase, with protein MSQLEMRAADIQNGETTVTVGALATPALLLDKERLHRNLNRLSSRMAARDVVLRPHMKTAKSIDVAQCAYPSGPGPITVSTLAEAEYFARHGFRDMTYAVGLAPHTAERAMRLRKAGVDLKVLLDSREQAIILGAAGRAAGVAPSAFIEIDCDGHRGGLTAEGSELIAVAAAVAEAGVDLAGILTHAGESYGLRARAALVSAAENERAVAVAAAEALRTAGHECPVVSVGSTPTAHFAEDLAGVTEVRAGVYMFFDLVMHGVGVCTTDDIAISILATVIGTKPEKSWILVDAGWMALSRDRGTAAQRVDQGYGLVCDLSGKVYPDLIVAQVSQEHGILAMRSGSTQALPHLPIGAKVRILPNHACATASQHDLYNVVSDSSDAIEARWPRMRGW; from the coding sequence ATGTCACAGCTGGAGATGCGCGCAGCGGACATCCAGAACGGCGAGACGACCGTAACGGTCGGCGCGCTGGCAACACCGGCCCTCCTGCTCGACAAGGAGCGTCTCCACCGCAATCTGAACCGCCTGTCCTCTCGCATGGCCGCGCGGGACGTCGTGCTGCGTCCTCACATGAAAACCGCGAAATCCATAGACGTCGCCCAATGCGCCTATCCGTCCGGACCGGGACCGATCACTGTCTCCACCTTGGCGGAGGCAGAGTACTTCGCTCGGCACGGCTTCCGCGACATGACTTATGCCGTGGGTCTGGCGCCCCACACGGCTGAAAGAGCGATGCGTCTGCGGAAAGCAGGCGTGGACCTCAAGGTACTGCTCGATTCGCGGGAGCAGGCGATCATCCTGGGCGCGGCCGGTCGCGCCGCTGGCGTAGCCCCGTCTGCTTTCATCGAAATCGACTGCGACGGTCACCGTGGCGGGCTGACCGCTGAGGGGTCCGAGCTCATCGCCGTCGCGGCCGCGGTGGCTGAAGCCGGCGTCGATCTCGCAGGCATTCTCACCCATGCCGGCGAATCCTACGGCCTCCGTGCGCGCGCGGCCCTCGTCTCGGCAGCGGAGAATGAGAGGGCGGTGGCCGTTGCCGCGGCGGAGGCCTTGCGGACAGCGGGGCATGAATGCCCTGTCGTGAGCGTCGGCTCGACTCCGACGGCGCATTTCGCCGAAGACCTGGCGGGCGTTACGGAAGTGCGGGCCGGCGTCTATATGTTCTTCGATCTGGTAATGCACGGTGTCGGTGTCTGCACGACGGACGACATCGCGATCTCGATTCTTGCCACCGTGATCGGCACCAAGCCAGAGAAGAGCTGGATCCTGGTCGATGCGGGGTGGATGGCGCTCTCGCGCGACCGCGGCACCGCGGCGCAGCGGGTTGATCAGGGCTATGGCCTCGTCTGCGATCTCTCCGGCAAGGTCTATCCCGACCTGATCGTCGCGCAGGTAAGCCAGGAGCACGGCATCCTCGCGATGAGATCGGGATCGACGCAAGCTTTGCCGCATCTCCCGATCGGCGCGAAAGTCAGGATCCTGCCCAATCACGCCTGCGCGACGGCGTCGCAACACGATCTGTACAACGTCGTCTCCGACAGCAGCGATGCAATCGAAGCACGATGGCCGCGGATGCGTGGTTGGTAG
- a CDS encoding FAD-binding oxidoreductase — protein sequence MKLTSYWLDTSGPFTSAATGPVQGTCDVAVIGGGLTGSSAALALAKKGARVVLLEAETIGHAASGRNGGMCNNGFAQDYGTLSSKLGKDTADRLYRAFDAGVDTVERLVTEEKIDCSFARVGKIKLAARPEHYDKLARSQELLAAHVDPDTEMVSRPDLACEVGSQRYYGGLVYRKSAGMHVGRFVRGLAEAAARRGVEIHEHAPMMGLRPVAGGGHEIETSKGQLRASQVLLASGISQTGPLGWVRRRIVPVGAFLIVTESLPIAMLDRLLPSRRMAVDTKNLVNYFRTTPDNRLLFGGRARFAISNPASDEKSGAILQAALHDVFPELRSVRIDYCWGGMVDMTRDRLPRAGERNGIYYSMGYSGHGTQMSTLMGTIMAEVMDGRAELNPWKDFAWPAIPGHLGPPWFLPLVGAYYRIKDRFQ from the coding sequence ATGAAGCTGACATCCTACTGGCTGGATACATCGGGACCGTTCACGAGCGCCGCCACCGGTCCGGTGCAGGGCACCTGCGACGTTGCCGTGATCGGTGGCGGCCTCACCGGCTCCTCCGCCGCGCTGGCGCTGGCCAAGAAGGGGGCGCGCGTCGTGCTGCTCGAGGCCGAGACGATTGGGCACGCGGCGTCCGGCCGTAACGGCGGGATGTGCAATAACGGGTTCGCTCAGGATTACGGCACGCTGTCGTCCAAGCTCGGCAAGGACACTGCCGACCGGCTCTACCGGGCCTTCGACGCCGGCGTCGATACGGTCGAGCGTCTTGTGACCGAAGAGAAGATCGACTGTAGCTTCGCGCGCGTCGGCAAGATCAAGCTCGCGGCGAGACCCGAGCACTATGACAAGCTGGCGCGCAGCCAGGAACTGCTGGCTGCTCATGTCGATCCTGATACGGAGATGGTGAGCCGTCCTGATCTCGCCTGCGAGGTGGGATCACAGCGCTATTACGGCGGGCTCGTCTACCGCAAGAGCGCCGGCATGCATGTCGGGCGCTTCGTCCGCGGCCTTGCGGAAGCCGCAGCGCGCCGCGGCGTCGAAATCCACGAGCATGCGCCGATGATGGGCCTGCGGCCCGTCGCCGGAGGTGGCCACGAGATCGAGACATCCAAGGGCCAGCTGAGGGCCTCGCAGGTTCTGCTGGCGAGCGGCATCTCGCAGACGGGGCCGCTCGGTTGGGTTCGACGTCGCATCGTACCGGTCGGCGCATTCCTGATCGTGACCGAGTCCTTGCCGATCGCGATGCTCGACCGGCTTCTGCCAAGCCGCCGAATGGCGGTGGATACGAAGAACCTGGTCAACTACTTCCGAACGACGCCCGATAACCGGCTGCTGTTCGGTGGACGCGCGCGCTTTGCCATCTCCAATCCGGCGTCTGACGAGAAAAGCGGCGCGATCCTGCAGGCTGCGCTGCACGACGTCTTTCCCGAACTTCGCAGCGTGCGCATCGATTATTGCTGGGGCGGAATGGTCGACATGACGCGCGATCGGCTGCCGCGCGCCGGCGAACGCAACGGCATCTACTATTCCATGGGCTACAGCGGCCATGGCACCCAGATGTCGACCCTGATGGGGACGATCATGGCTGAAGTCATGGACGGTCGCGCCGAGCTCAATCCGTGGAAGGACTTCGCCTGGCCTGCCATTCCCGGCCATCTCGGTCCGCCCTGGTTTCTTCCGCTGGTCGGCGCTTATTACCGGATCAAGGACCGCTTCCAATGA
- a CDS encoding aldehyde dehydrogenase family protein, which produces MTSPVRHLMEAGFLTKFYIDGEWRKPIGSAKASVVNPATEHAIAEVALGSEKDVDCAVAAARGAFANWSRKPAAERAALLDRIHGLLLERLELFAQALSCEMGAAINYARRAQVPLAAEHIRVARDNLATYSFIAPRGSTAIMREAIGVCGLITPWNWPLYQITAKVGPAIAAGCTVVLKPSELSPLSALLFAELMDDAGCPSGVFNLVNGTGPVVGTALASHPQVDMISITGSTRAGVLVAQAAAPTVKRVAQELGGKSPNIILPDADLSRAVPLGVAAAFRNLGQSCSAPTRMLVPHSHMKEVEILAAAAASELVVGDPLAADTTHGPIANRPQFERVQTMIGVGLEEGAKLVIGGPGRPSDLQIGLYARPTIFSNVHRDMRIAQEEIFGPVLSIVPYDSVDEAIAIANDTVYGLGAHVQGTDMETVRTVAGRIQSGQVHLNYPDWDPNAPFGGYKRSGNGREYGLEGMEEYLETKAVVGFYR; this is translated from the coding sequence ATGACGTCGCCCGTTCGACACCTGATGGAAGCAGGCTTCCTCACAAAGTTCTACATCGACGGAGAATGGCGGAAACCGATCGGATCGGCCAAGGCGAGCGTTGTCAACCCGGCGACCGAGCACGCGATCGCCGAGGTCGCTCTCGGCAGTGAGAAGGATGTGGATTGCGCGGTCGCAGCTGCCAGAGGTGCTTTCGCGAACTGGTCTCGTAAGCCAGCCGCCGAACGGGCGGCGCTGCTCGATCGGATCCATGGCTTGCTGCTCGAGCGGCTGGAGCTGTTCGCGCAAGCTCTCAGCTGCGAGATGGGAGCCGCTATCAACTACGCGCGCCGCGCTCAGGTGCCGCTGGCCGCCGAGCATATCCGTGTCGCCCGCGACAATCTCGCGACCTATTCATTCATCGCTCCCCGCGGCAGCACCGCGATCATGCGCGAGGCCATCGGTGTCTGCGGCCTCATCACGCCGTGGAATTGGCCACTCTATCAGATCACCGCCAAGGTGGGCCCGGCGATCGCAGCCGGCTGCACGGTGGTGTTGAAGCCGAGCGAATTGTCGCCGCTGAGTGCCTTGCTATTCGCGGAGCTGATGGACGATGCCGGTTGTCCGTCCGGCGTCTTCAACCTCGTCAATGGGACAGGTCCGGTGGTGGGCACCGCTCTGGCGTCCCATCCACAGGTGGACATGATCTCGATCACCGGCTCGACACGGGCAGGCGTTCTCGTCGCGCAAGCGGCGGCGCCCACCGTCAAGCGCGTTGCCCAGGAGCTCGGCGGCAAGTCGCCTAACATCATCTTGCCGGACGCCGATCTCAGCCGTGCTGTTCCGCTAGGCGTCGCGGCCGCCTTCCGCAATCTCGGCCAATCCTGCAGCGCGCCGACGCGCATGCTCGTGCCTCACTCGCACATGAAAGAGGTCGAGATTTTGGCGGCAGCGGCCGCTTCAGAACTGGTGGTCGGCGATCCCCTTGCGGCAGACACGACCCACGGCCCAATCGCCAACCGGCCGCAGTTCGAGCGCGTGCAGACAATGATCGGTGTCGGCCTGGAGGAAGGCGCCAAGCTCGTTATCGGCGGGCCCGGGCGGCCCAGCGACCTTCAGATTGGCCTCTATGCGCGGCCGACCATCTTCTCGAACGTCCATCGCGACATGAGGATCGCGCAGGAGGAGATCTTCGGCCCGGTGCTGTCGATCGTTCCCTACGACAGCGTGGACGAGGCGATCGCGATCGCCAACGACACCGTCTATGGCCTCGGCGCCCATGTGCAGGGCACTGATATGGAGACGGTGCGGACCGTCGCCGGGCGGATCCAGTCGGGTCAAGTTCATCTCAACTATCCTGACTGGGACCCCAATGCTCCCTTTGGCGGCTACAAGCGCTCCGGCAACGGTCGCGAATACGGCCTCGAGGGCATGGAGGAGTATCTCGAGACCAAGGCCGTCGTCGGATTTTACAGATGA
- a CDS encoding ABC transporter substrate-binding protein — protein MRTFNWLRGSAATTVLAVALLGGFGGGEAAAQGKQLTLCWAAWDPANALVELGKDFTKQSGIEMKYEFVPWTSYADRFLNELNSHGKLCDLIIGDSQWIGGAAENKWYVKLNDFFDKEKISMDDFVPATVVGYSQWPKNSPNYWALPAMADAVGWTYRKDWFSRPDIQSAFKTKYGRDLAPPKTYDELKQIAQFFQGREIDGKKVYGAYIFTERGSEGITMGVTNVLYNYGFSYDNPKKPYQMQGIVNSADAAKGLEFYKELYKCCTAPGMTNAYMQEGLDAFKSGQVAMQMNWFAFFPGLYKDPNVGGDRIGFFVNPAGPNAHFTQLGGQGISVVATSDRKDDALAYIKWFAQPAVQQKWWQLGGYSALKAVVDAPDFPKSAAFAPQFLESMGIVKDFWAEPSYAQLLLDMQKRVHDYVVADKGTAQQALDLLVKDWAKVFKEQGKQVASQ, from the coding sequence ATGCGGACATTCAATTGGTTGAGAGGCTCGGCGGCAACCACGGTTCTTGCGGTGGCGCTGCTGGGGGGATTTGGCGGAGGCGAGGCTGCGGCCCAAGGTAAGCAGCTCACGCTGTGCTGGGCGGCATGGGATCCGGCCAACGCGCTGGTCGAGCTCGGCAAGGACTTCACCAAGCAATCCGGCATCGAGATGAAATACGAGTTCGTCCCGTGGACGAGCTATGCCGATCGCTTCCTCAATGAGCTCAACTCCCACGGCAAGCTCTGCGACCTGATTATCGGCGACAGTCAGTGGATCGGCGGCGCCGCCGAGAACAAGTGGTACGTGAAGCTCAACGATTTCTTCGACAAGGAGAAGATATCGATGGACGACTTCGTTCCGGCGACGGTTGTTGGCTATTCGCAGTGGCCGAAGAACTCGCCGAACTATTGGGCGCTGCCGGCCATGGCGGATGCGGTCGGCTGGACCTATCGCAAGGACTGGTTCTCGCGCCCGGATATCCAGTCGGCGTTCAAGACGAAGTACGGCCGCGATCTGGCGCCGCCGAAGACCTATGACGAGCTGAAGCAGATCGCGCAGTTCTTCCAGGGCCGCGAGATCGACGGCAAGAAGGTCTATGGCGCCTACATCTTCACCGAGCGCGGCTCCGAAGGCATCACCATGGGCGTGACCAACGTGCTCTACAATTACGGCTTCAGCTACGACAATCCCAAGAAGCCGTATCAGATGCAGGGCATCGTCAATTCGGCCGACGCGGCCAAGGGGCTCGAGTTCTACAAGGAGCTCTACAAGTGCTGCACGGCGCCGGGCATGACCAACGCCTACATGCAGGAGGGGCTCGACGCCTTCAAGTCCGGTCAGGTGGCGATGCAGATGAACTGGTTCGCCTTCTTCCCCGGCCTCTACAAGGATCCGAACGTCGGCGGCGACAGGATCGGCTTCTTCGTCAATCCGGCCGGCCCGAACGCACACTTCACCCAGCTCGGCGGACAGGGCATCTCGGTGGTCGCGACGTCGGACCGCAAGGACGACGCGCTCGCCTACATCAAGTGGTTCGCACAGCCTGCCGTGCAGCAGAAGTGGTGGCAGCTCGGCGGCTACTCGGCGCTGAAAGCCGTTGTTGACGCGCCAGACTTCCCGAAAAGCGCGGCGTTCGCGCCTCAATTCCTGGAGTCGATGGGCATCGTCAAGGATTTCTGGGCCGAGCCGTCCTACGCCCAGTTGTTGCTCGACATGCAGAAGCGTGTGCACGACTACGTCGTCGCCGACAAGGGCACGGCGCAGCAGGCGCTCGATCTCCTGGTCAAGGATTGGGCCAAGGTCTTTAAGGAGCAGGGCAAGCAGGTCGCCTCGCAATAG
- a CDS encoding carbohydrate ABC transporter permease translates to MDKMTTILQPDDATFPGMSEPAKSRTARTVRGLSDRTIAWLFVAPTIALLLAINIFPLVWMIRLSFTSLNLSMSYLPLRFVGFDNFTDILTDEDVWIRLQTTAQFVIWSVAFQVAIGFGLALLINRQFRGHSFWTTIILLPMMLSPAVVGNFWTLLLQPQIGPFNYLISLFTGVPPSSFSMTGQVSLAPWTIVLVDTWMWAPYVMLICLAGLRSIPDYIYEAAEVDRASAWRQFWSITLPMTVPFLMLAVLFRAIENFKMFDMVNLLTSGGPGSTTELVSITLKRAAFEKWRTGYSSALAIILFVTVFGAANIYVKALNKVKQR, encoded by the coding sequence ATGGACAAGATGACCACGATCCTTCAACCTGACGATGCTACGTTTCCCGGCATGAGCGAGCCCGCCAAATCTCGCACTGCGCGAACTGTCCGCGGACTGTCGGACCGGACGATCGCCTGGCTGTTCGTCGCGCCGACGATCGCGCTCCTGCTGGCGATCAACATCTTTCCGTTGGTCTGGATGATCCGGCTGTCCTTCACCAGCCTCAATCTCAGCATGTCCTATCTGCCGCTGCGCTTCGTCGGGTTCGACAATTTCACCGACATCCTCACCGACGAGGACGTCTGGATCCGGCTGCAGACCACGGCGCAGTTCGTGATCTGGTCCGTCGCGTTTCAGGTCGCCATTGGCTTCGGCCTCGCGCTCCTGATCAACCGCCAGTTTCGCGGCCACAGCTTCTGGACGACGATCATCCTGCTGCCGATGATGCTGTCACCGGCGGTGGTGGGCAACTTTTGGACGTTGCTGTTGCAGCCGCAGATCGGGCCATTCAACTATCTGATCAGTCTGTTCACCGGCGTGCCGCCGAGCTCGTTCAGCATGACCGGGCAGGTCTCGCTCGCACCCTGGACCATCGTGCTGGTCGACACCTGGATGTGGGCGCCCTACGTCATGCTGATCTGCCTCGCCGGGCTTCGCTCCATCCCCGACTACATCTATGAGGCGGCCGAAGTCGATCGCGCCTCGGCCTGGCGGCAGTTCTGGTCCATCACGCTGCCGATGACGGTTCCATTCCTGATGCTCGCCGTGCTGTTTCGCGCGATCGAGAACTTCAAGATGTTCGACATGGTCAATCTCCTGACGTCAGGAGGGCCGGGGTCGACCACCGAACTGGTGTCGATCACGCTGAAGCGCGCGGCGTTCGAGAAATGGCGCACCGGCTATTCCTCCGCGCTCGCCATCATCCTGTTCGTCACCGTGTTCGGTGCCGCCAACATCTACGTCAAAGCGCTCAACAAGGTGAAGCAACGATGA